In Synechococcus sp. CC9616, the following are encoded in one genomic region:
- a CDS encoding ABC transporter ATP-binding protein, with amino-acid sequence MAALRLDLIGRYLRPHRRTVLLGAIALVIVNLLGVTIPMEVQKAVDELQGGFAYQRVLTQAAWIALLASVMGVVRLISRQLVFGVGRQVEVELRQRLFDHMLKQEPAWVQTTGSGEVIARATSDVENIRRLLGFSILSLTNTALVYSVTLPAMLAIDPGLTVAAVGLYPVMLGCVRLFGGRMMHQQRRQQENLATLSELIQEDLSGIGAIKIYSQETSELAAFSERNHNYRDSQIRLARTRSTLFPLLEGISSISLLLLLSLGSGKLESGALSTGGLVALILYVGQLVFPTALLGFTLNTFQIGQVSLERVEELLQRVPLIRDQQPASSHQPVTTLSDRLQGRLEARGLRVRYEGAEQDVLLGVDFCIQAGELVAVVGPVGCGKTTLARAFGRMVPVEPGQLFLDGMDVTSLPLQTLRHSMAMVPQEGFLFTSSLADNLRYGDPEASDERVESSAEQARLADDVRGFPDGFQTIVGERGITLSGGQRQRTALGRALLVSSPVLILDDALASVDNNTAAAVLESIRGQQGRTIVMISHQLSAAAACDRILVMEAGRIVQQGHHNDLIRTHGTYQRLWERQQAAEQLDAVAS; translated from the coding sequence GTGGCCGCCCTGCGCCTGGATCTGATCGGCCGCTATCTGCGCCCCCACCGGCGCACCGTGCTGCTTGGGGCGATCGCCCTTGTAATAGTCAACCTGCTGGGGGTGACGATCCCCATGGAGGTCCAGAAGGCCGTCGATGAGCTCCAGGGGGGATTTGCCTATCAGAGGGTGTTGACCCAAGCCGCCTGGATCGCACTTCTGGCCAGCGTGATGGGGGTGGTGCGGCTGATTTCCCGACAACTGGTTTTCGGTGTCGGGCGTCAGGTTGAGGTGGAGTTGCGGCAGCGACTGTTCGACCACATGCTCAAGCAGGAGCCTGCTTGGGTTCAAACCACCGGCAGCGGTGAGGTGATCGCACGGGCGACAAGCGATGTTGAAAACATCCGCCGTCTGCTGGGATTTTCAATTCTCAGCCTGACCAACACCGCCCTGGTGTACAGCGTCACCCTGCCGGCGATGCTGGCCATCGACCCCGGTCTCACCGTGGCGGCCGTTGGTCTTTACCCAGTGATGCTGGGCTGTGTTCGGCTCTTCGGCGGTCGGATGATGCATCAGCAGCGTCGTCAGCAGGAAAATCTGGCGACTCTGAGTGAATTGATCCAGGAGGACCTCTCCGGGATCGGCGCGATCAAGATCTACAGCCAGGAGACATCCGAACTGGCGGCATTCAGCGAGCGAAATCACAACTATCGAGACAGTCAGATCCGCCTCGCACGAACGCGCAGCACCCTATTCCCTCTGCTGGAGGGGATTTCCTCCATTTCACTGCTGCTGTTGTTGTCCCTTGGCAGCGGGAAGCTTGAGTCCGGCGCGCTCAGCACAGGAGGGCTGGTTGCCCTGATCCTTTATGTGGGACAGCTGGTGTTCCCCACAGCATTGCTCGGGTTCACGCTCAACACCTTCCAGATCGGCCAGGTGAGCCTCGAGCGGGTGGAGGAACTGCTTCAGCGCGTCCCCCTGATCCGGGATCAGCAGCCCGCTTCGTCCCACCAGCCCGTAACCACCTTGAGTGACCGACTGCAAGGGAGGCTTGAAGCCAGAGGACTCAGAGTCCGTTACGAGGGTGCCGAGCAGGACGTCCTGCTCGGCGTGGATTTCTGCATCCAGGCCGGAGAACTTGTTGCCGTGGTTGGCCCGGTTGGCTGCGGGAAGACAACTCTGGCGAGAGCCTTCGGCCGCATGGTGCCTGTTGAGCCAGGACAGTTGTTCCTCGATGGGATGGACGTCACCAGCCTGCCGCTGCAGACCCTCCGCCATTCCATGGCGATGGTGCCGCAGGAAGGATTTCTGTTCACCAGCAGCCTGGCGGACAACCTGCGCTACGGAGATCCCGAGGCCAGCGATGAACGGGTTGAGAGCTCAGCAGAACAGGCACGTCTCGCCGACGATGTGCGCGGATTCCCCGATGGCTTCCAGACCATTGTTGGAGAACGAGGAATCACCCTCAGCGGTGGGCAGCGACAACGAACAGCCCTCGGGCGGGCACTACTGGTGTCGTCTCCTGTTCTGATCCTGGATGACGCCCTTGCCAGTGTCGACAACAACACGGCTGCTGCAGTGCTGGAGTCGATTCGCGGACAGCAGGGGCGCACCATCGTGATGATCAGCCATCAGCTATCCGCCGCAGCGGCCTGCGATCGAATTCTGGTGATGGAAGCAGGCAGAATCGTTCAGCAAGGTCATCACAACGATCTGATCAGAACCCATGGCACCTATCAGCGTCTCTGGGAACGCCAGCAGGCTGCTGAACAACTTGATGCGGTGGCATCCTGA
- a CDS encoding 3'-5' exonuclease, translated as MGEQLDLLSGQPLKSSSGPTQESGSVPAQSTLLVPNSLLIIDTETSGLDPSENQCLEVGSILFSVPDRAVLAQQSFLLPVSSNAAEPINRIPASVTQLPQPWREALGYLTSLIAAADVLVAHNAEFDRQWFGIDPLPVVQQPWLCTMEDIRWPAERQLRSRPSVRDLALAYDIPVWAAHRALTDCTYLAEVFRRCDDLETLLLRGLEPRQLMRAQVSYDNRHLAKDAGFRWNDPVKGAWTRRLSEREASELAFSVVGVEPPSEQLAA; from the coding sequence ATGGGTGAGCAACTGGATCTGCTGAGTGGTCAGCCGCTGAAGTCTTCTTCGGGGCCAACCCAGGAATCGGGGTCTGTGCCGGCCCAAAGCACCCTGCTGGTCCCAAACAGCCTGCTGATCATCGACACCGAAACCAGCGGACTTGATCCCTCCGAAAACCAATGTCTGGAAGTGGGATCGATTCTGTTCTCCGTGCCGGATCGCGCCGTTCTTGCCCAGCAGTCGTTTCTGCTGCCGGTGTCGAGCAATGCGGCTGAGCCGATCAATCGCATCCCCGCCTCCGTGACTCAGTTGCCTCAACCATGGCGTGAGGCCCTTGGCTACCTGACGTCGTTGATTGCCGCCGCTGATGTTCTTGTTGCTCACAACGCAGAGTTTGATCGCCAGTGGTTCGGCATTGATCCGCTCCCAGTCGTGCAACAACCCTGGCTTTGCACGATGGAGGACATTCGTTGGCCCGCGGAGCGGCAATTGCGCAGTCGTCCGTCTGTCCGTGATCTTGCTTTGGCCTATGACATCCCTGTCTGGGCAGCTCATCGTGCCCTGACCGACTGCACTTACCTGGCCGAAGTGTTTCGCCGTTGCGATGATCTGGAGACCCTGTTGCTCAGGGGGCTTGAACCGCGTCAGTTGATGCGGGCCCAGGTGTCCTACGACAATCGACACCTCGCCAAAGATGCGGGATTTCGTTGGAATGATCCCGTCAAAGGTGCTTGGACACGTCGTCTGAGCGAACGCGAGGCATCAGAGCTTGCTTTTTCTGTTGTTGGCGTGGAGCCTCCTTCGGAGCAGCTGGCTGCCTGA
- a CDS encoding peroxiredoxin encodes MALRVGDRLPSFSLLDQDGERRSSDDLAGRPLVLFFYPKDDTPGCTIEACSFRDNHCALNELGAVIWGVSADDAVSHRRFVTRHSLPYPLLCDTNNALRRSLGVPRAMGLLPGRVTYVVDGEGIIRHIIENLLDGPAHVRESLRVLNNLAAAPAA; translated from the coding sequence ATGGCACTCCGGGTCGGTGATCGTCTTCCCTCCTTCAGCCTTCTCGATCAGGACGGTGAACGTCGTTCAAGCGACGATCTTGCCGGACGTCCTTTGGTGTTGTTCTTCTATCCCAAGGACGACACGCCCGGCTGCACGATCGAAGCCTGCAGTTTCCGGGACAATCACTGCGCTCTGAACGAACTCGGGGCAGTGATCTGGGGCGTGAGTGCTGACGATGCGGTCAGCCATCGACGCTTCGTCACCCGCCACAGCCTTCCTTACCCACTGCTGTGCGACACGAACAACGCTCTTCGTCGATCACTGGGAGTGCCAAGAGCGATGGGGTTGCTGCCTGGCCGAGTCACTTACGTGGTGGACGGTGAAGGCATCATCCGGCACATCATCGAGAATCTCCTGGACGGGCCCGCCCACGTACGGGAGTCCCTGCGCGTGCTGAACAACCTCGCCGCAGCACCAGCGGCATGA
- the acs gene encoding acetate--CoA ligase produces the protein MTDANTTIESVLQEGRVFDPPADLAAQARVGSLEAYRQLAETAKLDPDRFWGDAARRELHWFEPFHTVLDWSDAPFARWFEGGTTNLSFNCLDRHLSGPTADKTALIWEGEPGDVRRFSYRELHAEVCKTANALKALGLGKGDLVALYMPMVPEAAIAMLACARIGTPHSVVFGGFSSEALRDRLIDGEVKAVITADGGFRKDKPVSLKPAVDAALADGACPTVHSVLVVQRTKQPVEMVAGRDQWWHELVDSQREACAAEPMASEDRLFVLYTSGSTGKPKGVVHTTAGYNLWAHLTFQWIFDIRDDDVFWCTADVGWITGHSYIVYGPLSNGATTVMFEGAPRPSKPGAFWELIQKHRISIFYTAPTAIRAFMKSGREVPDQYDMSSLRLLGTVGEPINPEAWMWYRDVIGANRCPIVDTWWQTETGGVMISPLPGATPTKPGSATLPLPGIQADIVDAEGNSCAEDEGGYLAVRAPWPGMMRTVHGNPQRFRESYWEHIRPADGSYLYFAGDGARRDADGYFWVMGRVDDVINVSGHRLGTMEIESALVSHPAVAEAAVVGRPDDLKGEGIVAFVTLESGREASDALVKELRVHVGSEIGPIARPDEIRCSDALPKTRSGKIMRRILRSLAAGEEVSGDTSTLEDRSVLDRLRA, from the coding sequence GTGACAGACGCCAACACGACGATCGAGAGTGTGCTTCAGGAAGGACGGGTGTTTGACCCGCCTGCTGATCTGGCCGCTCAAGCGCGGGTCGGCAGTCTGGAGGCCTATCGGCAGTTGGCGGAGACGGCCAAGCTCGATCCAGATCGCTTTTGGGGTGATGCTGCTCGCCGCGAGCTGCATTGGTTCGAACCCTTTCACACCGTCCTGGACTGGAGCGATGCCCCCTTCGCGCGCTGGTTTGAAGGCGGGACCACCAACCTTTCGTTCAACTGTCTTGATCGCCATCTCTCCGGTCCTACAGCCGATAAAACAGCCCTGATTTGGGAGGGAGAGCCGGGAGATGTGCGTCGATTCAGCTATCGCGAGCTGCACGCTGAGGTGTGCAAAACCGCCAATGCGCTGAAGGCGTTGGGTCTCGGCAAAGGTGATCTGGTGGCGCTTTACATGCCAATGGTTCCCGAAGCAGCCATTGCGATGCTCGCCTGTGCCCGCATCGGCACCCCCCACTCCGTTGTGTTTGGTGGTTTTTCGTCAGAAGCTCTGCGGGACCGCTTGATCGACGGCGAGGTCAAGGCGGTGATCACCGCGGACGGCGGTTTTCGCAAGGACAAACCCGTGTCCCTGAAACCCGCTGTTGATGCCGCTTTGGCGGATGGCGCCTGCCCCACGGTGCACTCGGTTCTGGTGGTGCAGCGCACCAAACAACCCGTCGAGATGGTGGCTGGTCGTGACCAGTGGTGGCACGAGCTGGTTGACAGCCAGAGAGAAGCCTGTGCGGCCGAGCCAATGGCCAGTGAAGACCGCCTGTTTGTGCTCTACACCTCAGGTTCGACAGGCAAACCAAAGGGGGTGGTGCACACCACGGCTGGTTACAACCTTTGGGCCCATCTCACCTTCCAGTGGATCTTCGACATCCGTGATGACGACGTGTTCTGGTGCACGGCGGATGTGGGGTGGATCACTGGCCACAGCTACATCGTCTACGGACCCCTCTCCAACGGGGCCACTACGGTGATGTTCGAAGGGGCACCTCGCCCCTCAAAGCCCGGCGCTTTCTGGGAGCTGATTCAGAAGCATCGGATCTCGATCTTCTACACCGCGCCAACGGCGATTCGAGCGTTCATGAAGAGTGGTCGTGAGGTGCCGGATCAGTACGACATGAGCAGCCTGCGACTGCTTGGAACCGTCGGTGAGCCAATCAATCCAGAGGCCTGGATGTGGTATCGCGACGTGATCGGAGCGAATCGCTGCCCGATCGTCGACACCTGGTGGCAGACGGAGACCGGTGGCGTGATGATCAGCCCGCTTCCCGGTGCGACCCCCACCAAGCCGGGGTCGGCAACGTTGCCCCTGCCAGGCATTCAGGCCGACATCGTCGATGCCGAAGGCAACAGTTGTGCTGAGGATGAAGGCGGCTACCTGGCGGTGCGTGCCCCCTGGCCGGGAATGATGCGCACTGTGCACGGCAACCCGCAACGGTTCCGCGAGAGTTACTGGGAGCACATCCGCCCAGCGGATGGCTCCTATCTCTATTTTGCAGGCGATGGCGCTCGCCGTGACGCGGATGGCTACTTCTGGGTCATGGGTCGTGTCGATGACGTGATCAACGTGTCTGGCCACCGGCTGGGAACGATGGAAATCGAATCGGCCCTCGTCAGCCATCCAGCTGTGGCTGAGGCCGCTGTTGTTGGCCGCCCCGATGATCTCAAGGGTGAAGGGATCGTGGCTTTCGTGACCCTCGAATCGGGCCGGGAGGCCAGTGACGCCCTCGTTAAGGAGCTCAGGGTTCATGTCGGCTCAGAAATCGGACCGATCGCTCGCCCAGATGAAATCCGCTGCAGCGATGCCCTGCCCAAGACGCGCAGCGGAAAAATCATGCGTCGGATTCTTCGGTCTCTGGCAGCGGGAGAGGAGGTGAGTGGGGATACCAGCACCCTGGAGGATCGCTCCGTGCTCGATCGCCTGCGGGCGTGA
- the pstS gene encoding phosphate ABC transporter substrate-binding protein PstS yields MSFVKKALLVSSVLVLGAGMSASAAGKLNGAGASFPAKIYQRWFAELAKSGGPQVNYQAVGSGSGRKAFIDQTVNFGASDDPMKKKDMAKVKRGVVQIPMVGGTIAFGYNKPGCNLKLTQEKAVLVAMGKIKNWKDLGCAPGAITWVHRSDGSGTTKAFTNSMEAFSSKWTLGTGKSVKWPSGVGAKGNSGVAGVIQNRVGAIGYLNQSYIKGKVVAAALQNKSGEFLKPSVAAGAKALNGIKLDKDLAGKNPNPTAKGAYPIATLTWVLAYKTGNGANASVVQNAFNYMLSSKAQNQAPSLGFVPLKGDILAKSKAAVKKIGK; encoded by the coding sequence ATGAGCTTCGTTAAGAAGGCTCTTCTCGTTTCTTCCGTGCTCGTCCTCGGGGCTGGCATGTCCGCCTCCGCCGCTGGAAAGCTGAACGGAGCTGGTGCATCCTTCCCCGCCAAGATTTATCAGCGCTGGTTCGCTGAGCTGGCTAAGTCCGGTGGACCTCAGGTTAATTATCAGGCTGTTGGTTCAGGTTCCGGACGCAAAGCTTTTATTGATCAAACCGTCAACTTCGGTGCATCGGATGATCCGATGAAGAAGAAAGATATGGCCAAGGTCAAGCGAGGAGTGGTTCAGATTCCGATGGTGGGTGGAACCATTGCCTTCGGATACAACAAGCCTGGCTGCAACCTGAAGCTGACCCAGGAGAAGGCTGTCTTGGTCGCCATGGGCAAGATCAAGAACTGGAAGGATCTCGGCTGTGCACCTGGCGCCATCACCTGGGTGCACCGTTCCGATGGTTCCGGCACGACCAAGGCCTTCACGAACTCCATGGAGGCGTTCTCCTCCAAATGGACCTTGGGAACTGGAAAGTCTGTGAAGTGGCCCTCAGGAGTCGGAGCGAAAGGTAACTCTGGTGTCGCCGGTGTGATCCAGAACCGCGTAGGTGCAATCGGTTACTTGAACCAGTCCTACATCAAGGGCAAGGTTGTCGCTGCTGCTCTTCAGAACAAGTCTGGTGAATTCCTCAAGCCCTCCGTGGCTGCTGGCGCCAAGGCCCTGAACGGCATCAAGCTGGACAAGGATCTGGCAGGCAAGAACCCCAACCCGACTGCGAAGGGTGCTTACCCAATTGCGACGCTCACGTGGGTGCTTGCTTACAAGACCGGTAACGGTGCCAATGCTTCGGTGGTTCAAAATGCCTTCAACTACATGCTGAGCTCGAAGGCTCAGAACCAGGCACCCAGCCTTGGTTTTGTCCCCCTTAAGGGCGACATCCTGGCCAAGTCCAAGGCTGCTGTGAAGAAGATCGGCAAATGA
- the sds gene encoding solanesyl diphosphate synthase — MITVTELLAPVENDLETLLSDLRSLIGAGHPILQAAAEHLFSAGGKRIRPGIVLLISRALASDGELSARHRRLAEITEMIHTASLVHDDVVDEASTRRGVATVHSRFDARVAVLAGDFLFAQASWHLANLDDLDVVKLLSRVIMDLADGEVKQGLYRYETGQSFETYLEKSYCKTASLIANSSRAAGVLSACSEVQLDGLYQFGRQLGLAFQVVDDILDFTGSEQQLGKPAASDLASGYLTAPCFYAMEEHPELKALIDRQFSGDQDLDQALSMVRSSKAIPRTRELAETFARESREAIAWLPDSPSKRALMELPDFVLSRLY, encoded by the coding sequence ATGATCACCGTCACCGAGCTGCTAGCACCGGTTGAAAACGACCTCGAGACCCTGCTTAGTGATCTGCGCAGCCTCATCGGTGCGGGCCACCCGATTCTTCAGGCTGCCGCTGAACATTTGTTCAGTGCCGGAGGCAAGAGAATTCGCCCTGGCATTGTCCTGCTGATTTCCCGTGCCCTCGCCAGTGATGGCGAGTTGTCGGCCCGTCACCGCCGCCTGGCTGAAATCACGGAGATGATCCATACGGCTTCGCTAGTCCACGATGACGTAGTGGATGAGGCCTCAACGCGTCGCGGTGTTGCAACCGTGCACAGCCGTTTTGACGCCAGAGTCGCCGTCCTGGCTGGCGATTTTCTCTTTGCTCAGGCCAGCTGGCACCTCGCCAATCTTGACGACCTCGATGTGGTCAAGCTTCTGAGTCGCGTGATCATGGATCTTGCTGATGGTGAGGTGAAGCAAGGCCTGTACCGCTACGAAACCGGACAGAGTTTTGAGACATACCTCGAAAAGAGTTACTGCAAGACGGCATCTTTGATCGCCAACAGCTCGCGCGCCGCAGGTGTACTCAGCGCCTGCAGTGAGGTCCAACTCGATGGTCTTTATCAATTCGGGCGCCAGCTTGGGCTCGCCTTCCAAGTTGTCGACGACATCCTGGACTTCACAGGCAGCGAACAGCAGCTGGGCAAGCCGGCGGCCAGTGATTTGGCCAGTGGATATCTCACGGCTCCCTGTTTTTATGCGATGGAGGAGCATCCAGAACTCAAGGCTCTGATCGATCGCCAGTTCAGTGGAGATCAAGATCTCGACCAGGCTCTTTCGATGGTGCGTTCCTCAAAAGCAATCCCAAGAACCCGCGAACTGGCAGAAACGTTTGCTCGTGAATCCAGAGAGGCGATCGCCTGGCTGCCTGATTCCCCCTCCAAACGTGCCCTGATGGAGCTTCCTGATTTCGTGCTCAGCCGTCTGTATTGA
- the murI gene encoding glutamate racemase has product MTSVLGLFDSGVGGLTVLRRILERHGAVRCIYLGDTARVPYGCRSPEEIRSIAVEVVRWLRQQGVTTVVMACNTTNALARDVAEGQAGVPVIGLIGAASAMVRERRVGVLATAATVASGAYRTSIEALHPGTQVLEQACPDFVPLIERGDLHCDQLRRAVETYLEPLMANSVQSIVLGCSHYPLLAPLMRQILPEDVRLIDPALGVTHQLDALLGPPSARKQSADCLKLCRLCVTADPEGFCDRAAPWLGERPRVELVQLQS; this is encoded by the coding sequence GTGACCTCTGTACTCGGTCTGTTTGACAGTGGGGTGGGTGGACTCACCGTTCTGCGCCGCATTTTGGAGCGTCATGGAGCCGTGCGATGCATTTATTTAGGAGATACGGCCAGGGTCCCCTATGGCTGCAGATCCCCGGAGGAGATCCGTTCGATCGCGGTGGAAGTGGTGCGCTGGCTGCGACAGCAAGGGGTGACGACAGTGGTGATGGCATGCAACACCACCAACGCCCTGGCTCGGGATGTCGCTGAAGGTCAGGCGGGAGTTCCAGTGATCGGTCTGATTGGGGCGGCATCAGCGATGGTGAGGGAACGGCGCGTTGGTGTCCTGGCAACCGCCGCCACGGTTGCATCGGGTGCCTACCGAACCAGCATCGAAGCGCTGCATCCCGGGACGCAGGTTCTCGAACAGGCCTGCCCGGATTTTGTCCCTCTGATTGAACGGGGTGATCTGCACTGTGATCAGTTGCGTCGCGCGGTTGAGACCTACCTCGAGCCACTGATGGCGAATTCCGTGCAGTCCATCGTGCTCGGCTGCAGTCATTACCCGCTGCTCGCGCCGCTGATGCGTCAGATCCTTCCTGAGGACGTGCGATTGATTGATCCGGCTCTCGGTGTGACGCATCAACTGGATGCCCTGCTGGGACCACCCTCCGCAAGGAAGCAAAGCGCTGACTGCTTGAAGCTCTGCCGTCTCTGCGTCACGGCTGATCCTGAGGGGTTTTGCGATCGAGCCGCTCCGTGGCTGGGTGAGCGTCCACGGGTTGAGTTGGTGCAGCTGCAGTCCTGA
- the msrA gene encoding peptide-methionine (S)-S-oxide reductase MsrA has translation MFPSWLSPSSGTVDMSDGRHAVLGTPLRSPLLSDQEEAIFACGCFWGAEKGFWRLPGVVTTAVGYAGGEMTDPTYQQVCSGRTGHTEGVRVVWSTPAIDFSDLLKLFWECHDPTQGDRQGNDSGSQYRSAIYTTTERQMALALASRESYQDQLNSGGYGPITTEIKADQTFYFAEPYHQQYLAKPGSRPYCSAMPTQTALADFEGADYKLPTSVWNQYDWSISHCVLRSDNTPISLS, from the coding sequence ATGTTTCCGTCCTGGCTTTCACCCTCCAGCGGCACGGTCGACATGAGCGACGGTCGCCATGCCGTGCTGGGGACTCCCCTGAGATCTCCTTTGCTGAGCGACCAGGAAGAAGCGATTTTTGCCTGTGGGTGTTTCTGGGGGGCCGAAAAGGGGTTCTGGAGACTGCCCGGCGTCGTGACCACTGCCGTGGGATACGCAGGAGGGGAGATGACCGACCCCACATACCAGCAGGTGTGTTCAGGCCGCACCGGCCACACTGAAGGGGTACGGGTTGTGTGGAGCACTCCTGCCATCGATTTTTCCGATCTGCTGAAACTGTTCTGGGAATGCCACGACCCCACGCAGGGTGATCGACAAGGAAATGACAGCGGCAGTCAGTACCGATCGGCGATCTACACGACAACAGAGCGGCAGATGGCACTGGCTCTCGCCAGCCGCGAGTCCTACCAGGACCAGCTCAACTCCGGTGGATACGGTCCGATCACGACGGAGATCAAGGCTGATCAAACCTTTTATTTCGCAGAGCCATATCACCAGCAGTACCTGGCGAAACCTGGGAGCCGTCCCTACTGCTCAGCGATGCCAACCCAAACAGCTCTTGCCGACTTCGAGGGTGCGGACTACAAACTTCCAACGTCGGTCTGGAACCAGTACGACTGGTCGATCAGTCACTGTGTGCTCCGCAGCGACAACACACCCATCTCATTGAGCTGA
- a CDS encoding DUF1350 family protein, translated as MSSWRQQGNLWQLRPSRPQALVEFIGGSYLAATPQVSYRRLLEDLAQLNLAVHAWAYVPGFDHQSQARQAWTELREARRRLVERSGYLPPSLRLGHSLGCKLLLLAPDGGRSSKSLVALSFNNFAADRSIPLLGDLAPRLGVETEFSPSPRETLRLISRHYLQPSNLVVRFGRDDLDQSDELIEALRQRPEDASEFLQLPGDHLTPASAGLRRSVLGDWADDPKRVTAMRRLTTTIRDQALL; from the coding sequence ATGAGTAGCTGGCGTCAGCAGGGAAATCTCTGGCAACTCCGGCCCAGCCGACCTCAGGCACTGGTGGAGTTCATCGGCGGGAGCTATCTCGCAGCAACACCTCAGGTGAGTTACAGGCGCCTGCTGGAGGACCTTGCCCAGCTCAATCTTGCAGTACACGCCTGGGCGTATGTCCCAGGATTCGATCATCAGTCCCAGGCTCGCCAGGCCTGGACCGAGCTGCGCGAAGCTCGACGTCGCCTTGTCGAACGCAGCGGATACCTCCCCCCCTCTCTACGGCTGGGGCACAGCCTCGGTTGCAAACTTCTGCTGCTAGCTCCCGACGGAGGGCGAAGTAGCAAAAGCCTTGTTGCACTCAGTTTCAACAACTTCGCAGCGGACCGCTCCATTCCGCTTCTGGGTGACCTGGCACCACGGCTCGGGGTGGAAACGGAATTCAGCCCGAGTCCCAGGGAAACCCTGCGGCTGATCAGCCGACATTATTTGCAGCCTAGCAATCTCGTCGTGCGTTTCGGCCGTGACGACCTCGACCAGAGTGATGAGCTGATCGAGGCACTTCGACAGCGTCCGGAGGATGCCAGCGAATTTCTGCAATTGCCGGGAGACCACCTGACCCCAGCCAGCGCGGGCTTACGCCGCAGTGTTCTGGGTGATTGGGCGGATGATCCAAAGCGGGTGACGGCGATGCGACGACTCACCACCACCATCAGAGATCAGGCATTGCTCTGA
- a CDS encoding HAD family phosphatase, which yields MSNRIRPAACLFDLDGLLLNTEPLHGQAWAEAAAHFGGHLSGNHLLQLRGRRRQDCAEQVDAWLPTSVGSEALLAVQQPIVKQLLPKAEAMPSAENLIRHCQKDNIPMALVTSSSQESVAFKSGPHPWLGLIKTRVHGDDPALTAGKPDPAPFLLAARRLKVDPNDCWALEDSRAGTAAALAAGCRVWVLDRAEGCDPLEAEPCHISNLGTVLDYLINP from the coding sequence ATGAGCAACCGCATTCGCCCTGCTGCCTGCCTGTTCGACCTGGATGGTCTGCTGCTCAACACCGAGCCGCTTCATGGTCAAGCCTGGGCAGAGGCAGCGGCTCATTTCGGAGGGCATCTAAGTGGAAATCACCTGCTGCAGCTGAGAGGTCGTCGCCGTCAGGACTGCGCAGAACAAGTGGATGCGTGGCTGCCGACATCAGTCGGCAGCGAGGCTCTGCTAGCGGTTCAGCAGCCGATCGTGAAACAACTTCTGCCGAAGGCTGAAGCGATGCCGTCCGCGGAAAACCTGATTCGTCACTGCCAGAAGGACAACATCCCCATGGCTTTGGTGACCAGCAGCAGCCAGGAATCCGTCGCCTTCAAAAGCGGCCCCCATCCTTGGCTGGGACTGATCAAGACACGAGTCCACGGGGATGACCCTGCACTGACGGCTGGCAAGCCTGATCCGGCACCGTTTTTGCTGGCAGCCCGACGACTGAAGGTCGATCCCAATGATTGCTGGGCTCTTGAGGATTCACGTGCTGGTACAGCCGCGGCGCTGGCAGCAGGCTGTCGGGTCTGGGTCCTGGATCGCGCTGAGGGTTGTGATCCCCTCGAGGCCGAGCCCTGTCACATCAGCAATCTGGGCACAGTTCTGGATTACCTGATCAATCCGTGA
- a CDS encoding Crp/Fnr family transcriptional regulator: MVALPSREHSDRRDGFRDLLESNYQRRNLVHLTAGSVVPLLRNNIWLVVRGMVKLGAVSVHGDELLLGLVGPGEPFGESLSTVEAYDAVALTNCDLLCLTTIDIQQSPELALAMMDAIAARYRQAESLLALLGLRRVEDRLRGFLELLAQDYGQPCEDGLKLNVRLTHQELASALSTTRVTVTRVLGLLREEGWLKIDAERCLVISHLPQR, translated from the coding sequence ATGGTTGCGCTTCCTTCCCGAGAACATTCTGACCGACGAGATGGTTTCAGAGATCTCCTGGAGAGCAACTATCAACGACGCAACCTCGTTCATCTCACTGCAGGCAGTGTTGTTCCTCTTCTGAGGAACAACATTTGGCTTGTTGTTCGCGGCATGGTGAAACTTGGTGCCGTCTCAGTTCATGGCGACGAACTCCTGCTGGGACTTGTTGGTCCTGGTGAGCCATTTGGTGAATCCCTCAGCACGGTGGAGGCCTACGACGCAGTTGCTCTGACGAACTGCGATCTGCTCTGCCTGACAACGATTGATATTCAGCAATCCCCAGAGTTGGCACTCGCCATGATGGATGCCATCGCTGCTCGCTATCGACAGGCCGAATCGCTGTTGGCGTTGCTCGGACTTCGCCGCGTTGAAGATCGCTTACGGGGGTTTCTGGAGTTGTTGGCACAGGATTACGGCCAGCCCTGTGAAGATGGCCTGAAACTCAATGTGCGTCTCACGCACCAGGAGCTTGCCAGTGCCCTCAGCACCACGCGCGTCACGGTCACTCGCGTGCTTGGTCTTCTGCGTGAAGAGGGTTGGCTCAAGATCGATGCTGAGCGCTGTCTGGTGATCTCCCACCTACCTCAGCGATGA